A DNA window from Acidimicrobiia bacterium contains the following coding sequences:
- a CDS encoding glucosaminidase domain-containing protein translates to MPSPLLRRHAPRALLVACCLAALSLVPAAAAPAPDGAGTADEATTPLLGGSRLTTDEIVAWYVSTGHTPRIGVDLPELVALFLEEGAVEGVRGDIAFAQSMVETGYLHFPEGGQVRPEDNNFAGIGAFDDGRRGSGYPDARTGVRAQMQLLHGYAEVLDGEGRLLNPPAHRRGAAPTWEEMGGGNWATDPGYAGKVLRVYADMLASAGLEPDAPPPPVPEVVPASETPEPEPLPPPPPPPPDEAPFGYWAADAGGQVHDRGIMRFLGSAARRALAAPVADIEAYPAGNGYWIVTADGAVFDFGDANYHGSLEGRLDDSPVVALAVTTSGEGYWIAQANGAVTAFGDALGTRPASLSDAVTGVSDIAATAEGSFSVLLADGTVQAGDGSGWSVTTPVVGRAVALEPTPDGAGAWVLDESGGVHTLGSAVNAGDVSADDGVSVVDLQATTSGEGYWIASADGSVASFGDAGTFPQPSRAARLVGITAPR, encoded by the coding sequence GTGCCCAGCCCGCTCCTCCGCCGCCACGCGCCCCGGGCGCTGCTCGTCGCCTGCTGCCTCGCGGCACTCTCCCTCGTGCCGGCCGCCGCCGCTCCTGCGCCCGACGGCGCCGGAACCGCCGACGAGGCCACGACCCCGCTGCTCGGTGGGAGCCGGCTGACGACCGACGAGATCGTCGCGTGGTACGTGTCCACCGGACACACACCGCGCATCGGCGTCGACCTCCCGGAGCTGGTGGCGCTGTTCCTCGAGGAGGGTGCTGTCGAAGGTGTGCGCGGCGACATCGCCTTCGCCCAGTCGATGGTCGAGACCGGCTACCTGCACTTCCCCGAGGGCGGGCAGGTGCGGCCCGAGGACAACAACTTCGCGGGGATCGGCGCGTTCGACGACGGTCGGCGGGGCAGCGGCTACCCCGACGCGCGCACCGGCGTGCGGGCGCAGATGCAGCTCCTGCACGGCTACGCCGAGGTGCTCGACGGGGAAGGGCGTCTCCTGAACCCCCCGGCTCACCGTCGGGGCGCCGCACCGACCTGGGAGGAGATGGGTGGGGGCAACTGGGCCACCGATCCCGGGTACGCGGGGAAGGTGCTGCGCGTCTACGCCGACATGCTGGCGTCGGCCGGGCTCGAGCCCGACGCCCCACCCCCACCGGTCCCCGAGGTGGTACCGGCCTCGGAGACTCCCGAACCGGAACCGCTGCCACCTCCCCCACCCCCGCCCCCCGACGAGGCCCCGTTCGGCTACTGGGCCGCCGACGCGGGCGGCCAGGTGCACGACCGCGGGATCATGCGCTTCCTGGGATCGGCGGCGCGACGCGCTCTCGCGGCCCCCGTGGCCGACATCGAGGCGTATCCGGCGGGCAACGGCTACTGGATCGTCACGGCCGACGGCGCCGTCTTCGACTTCGGCGACGCCAACTACCACGGGTCGCTCGAGGGGCGACTCGACGACAGCCCGGTCGTGGCGCTCGCGGTCACGACGTCGGGTGAGGGCTACTGGATCGCGCAGGCGAACGGCGCGGTGACGGCCTTTGGCGACGCGCTGGGTACACGGCCCGCCTCCCTGTCCGACGCGGTGACAGGCGTCTCCGACATCGCGGCCACCGCCGAGGGCTCCTTCAGCGTGCTGCTGGCCGACGGCACGGTGCAGGCCGGGGACGGCTCCGGGTGGAGTGTGACGACACCGGTGGTCGGCCGGGCCGTGGCGCTGGAGCCGACCCCCGACGGTGCCGGAGCATGGGTTCTCGACGAGTCCGGTGGCGTCCACACGCTCGGCTCCGCCGTGAATGCGGGCGACGTCTCCGCCGACGACGGCGTGTCGGTCGTCGATCTCCAGGCGACGACCTCGGGTGAGGGCTACTGGATCGCGTCGGCAGATGGTTCCGTCGCCTCGTTCGGTGACGCCGGGACGTTCCCGCAGCCGTCGCGCGCCGCCCGCTTGGTCGGGATCACCGCGCCGCGGTGA
- a CDS encoding glucosaminidase domain-containing protein, with translation MWTARCRTAVLAVVAALALGACVPKTVQGPFGPIECAEPDLQMPIMGQSCLSHEQLADWYRSSGHTARLNGVTIEDLAFLYLMEGHREGVRGDVAFVQAVVETGWFQFGGQVSASQNNYAGIGAVDGGAHGATFTDPKTGVRAQIQHLRAYADWKAAPSTLHAPLVDPRFHYVSPKGKAPRVGGLATTWASSQWYADTIVRLYDEAVAFNS, from the coding sequence ATGTGGACAGCCCGCTGTCGCACCGCCGTGCTCGCTGTCGTGGCCGCACTCGCCCTCGGTGCGTGCGTGCCCAAGACCGTCCAGGGCCCCTTCGGGCCCATCGAGTGCGCCGAGCCCGACCTCCAGATGCCCATCATGGGCCAGTCGTGCCTCAGCCACGAGCAGCTCGCCGACTGGTACCGGTCGTCGGGCCACACGGCGAGACTCAACGGGGTCACGATCGAGGACCTCGCCTTTCTCTACCTGATGGAGGGCCACCGAGAGGGTGTGCGCGGCGACGTGGCCTTCGTGCAGGCCGTGGTCGAGACCGGCTGGTTCCAGTTCGGTGGCCAGGTGTCGGCGTCGCAGAACAACTACGCCGGGATCGGGGCGGTCGACGGCGGCGCCCACGGCGCGACGTTCACGGACCCGAAGACCGGTGTCCGTGCCCAGATCCAGCACCTGCGCGCCTACGCCGACTGGAAGGCGGCCCCGTCGACCCTCCACGCCCCTCTCGTGGACCCGCGGTTCCACTACGTGAGCCCGAAGGGCAAGGCGCCGCGGGTCGGCGGGCTCGCCACCACGTGGGCGAGCAGCCAGTGGTACGCCGACACGATCGTGCGCCTCTACGACGAGGCCGTGGCCTTCAACTCCTGA
- a CDS encoding SDR family NAD(P)-dependent oxidoreductase gives MDDPRQSFDLSGRVAALTGAGSGIGKATALTLAGAGASVMLGDIDEAGAQATADEIIAGGAAAAVIRTDVTQRADVDALVDGAVNEFGRLDIMGNIAGVPYNNMVVDTPDDDFERILAINLKGVWYGCRAAMRVMAPQGSGSIINLSSGAIDTPAPTLAVYGMAKAAVAQLTKVLATEAGRSGIRVNALAPGIIETNFSRQHFVDDEGEVDPERLEKYRTNFGRMAPLQRVGTAQDVANAILFLVSDAAGFVTGQIERPNGGVAMPW, from the coding sequence GTGGACGATCCGCGACAGTCATTCGATCTCAGCGGCCGGGTGGCCGCGCTGACCGGCGCCGGGAGCGGCATCGGGAAGGCGACAGCTCTCACACTTGCAGGGGCGGGAGCCTCTGTGATGCTCGGTGACATCGACGAGGCGGGCGCGCAGGCGACAGCCGACGAGATCATCGCCGGAGGGGCCGCGGCCGCGGTCATCCGGACCGATGTCACGCAGCGAGCCGACGTTGACGCCCTCGTCGACGGTGCAGTGAACGAGTTCGGACGCCTCGACATCATGGGCAACATCGCGGGCGTGCCGTACAACAACATGGTCGTCGACACGCCCGACGACGACTTCGAGCGCATCCTCGCGATCAACCTGAAGGGAGTGTGGTACGGGTGCCGGGCCGCCATGCGGGTGATGGCGCCCCAGGGGTCGGGCTCGATCATCAACCTGTCGTCGGGGGCCATCGACACCCCGGCCCCGACGCTGGCCGTCTACGGGATGGCCAAGGCGGCCGTGGCCCAGTTGACGAAGGTCCTCGCCACCGAGGCCGGCCGGTCGGGCATCCGGGTCAACGCCCTCGCACCCGGCATCATCGAGACGAACTTCTCGCGCCAGCACTTCGTCGACGACGAGGGCGAGGTCGACCCCGAGCGCCTCGAGAAGTACCGGACCAACTTCGGGCGGATGGCCCCGCTCCAGCGCGTCGGGACGGCTCAGGACGTCGCCAACGCCATCCTGTTCCTGGTGTCGGACGCCGCAGGCTTCGTGACGGGTCAGATCGAGCGACCCAACGGCGGGGTCGCCATGCCCTGGTAG
- a CDS encoding DEAD/DEAH box helicase — protein MTTTFETLGVSSDLTTALKKRGITEPFDIQEMSIPDGLDGHDICGKAKTGSGKTLAFGLPLLERVDVADPHHPRGLVLVPTRELANQVADELRPLAEVVDRTITAVYGGVSIDPQIDRLEDGVDVVVGTPGRLIDLIERRELSVSDVSVLVLDEADRMADMGFMPQVQKILRGIESPHQTLLYSATLDRAVNQLVDRYMEDPVFHEVESAEVTVDAMEHLFLHVHQMDKVKVAAAISESAYRTLIFVRTKRGADRLVRQLQRDGVKAGAIHGDLRQAARERALKQFSSGKLPVLVATDVAARGIHVDDIDVVVHYDPAEDAKQYLHRSGRTARAGETGVAVTLCLWDQENDVRFLQRRLGLSLPMTEIFSNDERLHDLHAWASGSPATTDEPERTG, from the coding sequence ATGACCACCACCTTCGAGACGCTCGGCGTCTCGTCCGATCTCACGACCGCGCTCAAGAAACGCGGAATCACCGAGCCCTTCGACATCCAGGAGATGTCGATCCCCGACGGCCTCGACGGTCACGACATCTGCGGGAAGGCCAAGACGGGCTCGGGCAAGACGCTCGCGTTCGGTCTTCCGCTCCTGGAGCGTGTCGACGTCGCCGACCCGCACCACCCCCGGGGCCTCGTCCTCGTTCCCACCCGTGAGCTCGCCAACCAGGTCGCCGACGAGCTCCGACCTCTCGCCGAGGTCGTCGACCGTACGATCACCGCCGTGTACGGCGGCGTGTCGATCGACCCGCAGATCGACCGCCTCGAGGACGGGGTCGACGTCGTTGTCGGAACCCCAGGCCGACTCATCGACCTCATCGAGCGCCGCGAGCTGTCGGTGTCCGACGTGAGCGTCCTCGTGCTCGACGAGGCCGACCGGATGGCCGACATGGGGTTCATGCCGCAGGTCCAGAAGATACTCCGTGGCATCGAGTCGCCCCACCAGACGCTGCTCTACTCCGCCACCCTCGACCGGGCGGTGAATCAGCTCGTCGACCGGTACATGGAGGACCCGGTCTTCCACGAGGTCGAGTCGGCCGAGGTGACGGTCGACGCCATGGAGCACCTCTTCCTCCACGTCCATCAGATGGACAAGGTGAAGGTCGCCGCGGCGATCAGCGAGAGCGCGTACCGCACCTTGATCTTCGTGCGCACCAAGCGGGGTGCGGACCGCCTCGTGCGACAGCTCCAGCGCGACGGTGTGAAGGCGGGTGCCATCCACGGCGACCTCCGCCAGGCCGCCCGGGAGCGCGCCCTGAAGCAGTTCTCGTCGGGGAAGCTGCCGGTTCTCGTCGCCACCGACGTCGCGGCACGTGGAATCCACGTCGACGACATCGACGTCGTCGTGCACTACGACCCGGCCGAGGATGCCAAGCAGTATCTCCACCGCTCGGGCCGAACTGCCCGTGCCGGTGAGACCGGGGTGGCCGTGACGCTGTGTCTCTGGGACCAGGAGAACGACGTGCGCTTTCTCCAGCGGCGCCTGGGCCTCAGCCTCCCGATGACCGAGATCTTCTCCAACGACGAACGGCTCCACGATCTCCACGCGTGGGCGTCGGGATCCCCGGCAACGACCGACGAGCCGGAGCGAACCGGCTGA
- a CDS encoding serine hydrolase, whose translation MLSGSRALAASLLLFAALPTATAAAHDGHDADVHPEAWILVDADSGAVLSAHNDHEALPPASVVKVMTALVALEEAPLDSEITVSADAASRPARRIAMREGQVWPLEDALASMLIVSANDAAWAVAEGVSGDLDSFADDAERIGERYGMQDSTFADPAGLDDGVYSHGEGSRFSAYDLAIAARNFLAVPELAQLPPLPTYEFTGPDGVPHRLLSQNTLIGTYDGATGLKTGSTERAGHTFIATAERDGRTMIAVVMGTADPYGHAARLLDQGFATEPAAEGIGETLPAVAVTTHDMRSAFLGGAPPTLRPLVEAAFAASVRGYEWVQPPTPTAEQGVDDPDGAGATVQDSNADDGAGAPWVWILVGAAGSLLFLLLARRRSVMARRRLREARRRELAEAARRGTIHVVQSAGGQSEGERVRKHPSMRGRDGRRVGVGVPPGRADR comes from the coding sequence ATGCTCAGCGGATCGAGGGCGCTGGCCGCCTCACTTCTCCTCTTCGCCGCTCTTCCGACGGCAACCGCCGCCGCGCACGACGGGCACGACGCCGACGTCCACCCCGAGGCGTGGATCCTCGTCGACGCCGACTCCGGCGCGGTGCTCAGCGCCCACAACGATCACGAGGCCCTCCCGCCCGCGAGCGTCGTCAAGGTCATGACCGCGCTGGTGGCCCTCGAAGAGGCACCCCTCGACTCGGAGATCACGGTCAGCGCCGACGCCGCGAGTCGCCCTGCACGTCGCATCGCCATGCGGGAGGGCCAGGTCTGGCCGCTCGAGGACGCCCTGGCCTCGATGCTCATCGTGTCGGCCAACGATGCGGCGTGGGCTGTGGCCGAGGGCGTGTCGGGCGACCTCGACTCCTTCGCCGATGACGCCGAGCGCATCGGTGAGCGCTACGGGATGCAGGACTCCACCTTCGCCGATCCCGCCGGACTCGACGACGGCGTCTACTCGCACGGGGAGGGCAGCCGGTTCTCTGCGTACGACCTGGCGATCGCCGCCCGCAACTTTCTGGCCGTGCCCGAACTGGCTCAGTTGCCACCGCTTCCGACCTACGAGTTCACCGGCCCCGACGGTGTCCCACACCGGCTACTCAGCCAGAACACGTTGATCGGAACCTACGACGGAGCGACCGGTCTCAAGACCGGGTCGACCGAACGCGCGGGACACACCTTCATCGCCACCGCTGAACGCGATGGTCGCACGATGATCGCCGTCGTGATGGGTACGGCCGACCCGTACGGACACGCCGCCCGGCTCCTCGACCAGGGATTCGCCACGGAGCCCGCTGCGGAGGGGATCGGAGAAACGCTGCCGGCCGTGGCCGTCACGACCCACGACATGCGGTCCGCCTTCCTCGGCGGCGCACCGCCGACACTCCGGCCACTCGTGGAAGCGGCGTTCGCCGCGTCCGTGCGCGGCTACGAGTGGGTACAGCCGCCGACACCGACGGCCGAACAGGGCGTCGACGACCCCGACGGTGCCGGTGCGACCGTACAGGACAGCAACGCCGACGACGGCGCCGGCGCACCCTGGGTGTGGATCCTCGTGGGGGCCGCGGGCTCCCTCCTCTTCCTCCTCCTCGCGCGCCGGCGGTCCGTCATGGCGCGTCGGCGCCTGCGCGAGGCACGTCGGCGCGAACTGGCCGAAGCGGCGCGACGCGGCACGATCCACGTCGTGCAGTCGGCGGGAGGTCAGTCCGAGGGCGAACGGGTTCGCAAGCACCCGAGCATGCGGGGCCGCGACGGACGCCGCGTCGGTGTCGGCGTCCCACCGGGTCGAGCCGACCGCTGA
- a CDS encoding pyridoxal phosphate-dependent aminotransferase, with product MSRISRRVGAITESATLAVSAKAKEMRAAGESVIGFGAGEPDFATPQHIVEAAAAACADPVNHQYSPAAGLPELREAIAAKTLRDSGLPCESSQVLVANGGKHAVYNAFQVLLDPGDEVLVPAPYWTTYPESIALAGGVPVVLPTSEASGFRVTVDELEAARTDRTKALLFVSPDNPSGAVYPPEEVEAIGRWAVEHDVWVVTDEIYEHLVYGDNEFSSLPVLVPEIVDRCVVVNGVAKTYAMTGWRVGWMIGPTDVTAAATRFQSHTTSNVANVSQVAALAAVSGDLSAVAEMREAYARRGTRMHEMLTNIPDVVCLEPQGAFYCFPSFQAVLGRTIAGRPVSTTLDLAEIVLEKAGVAFVPGEAFGAPGYGRFTFAASDDDITEGIGRLANLLG from the coding sequence ATGAGCCGGATCAGCCGACGCGTCGGCGCCATCACCGAGTCCGCCACCCTGGCCGTGTCCGCCAAGGCCAAGGAGATGCGGGCCGCCGGCGAGTCGGTCATCGGGTTCGGCGCCGGGGAGCCCGACTTCGCCACGCCGCAACACATCGTCGAGGCCGCCGCCGCCGCGTGCGCCGACCCGGTCAACCACCAGTACTCACCGGCAGCAGGGCTTCCCGAGCTGCGCGAGGCGATCGCCGCCAAGACGCTGCGCGACTCGGGGCTGCCGTGCGAGTCGTCGCAGGTACTCGTGGCCAACGGCGGCAAGCACGCCGTGTACAACGCGTTCCAGGTGCTCCTCGACCCGGGTGACGAGGTGCTCGTGCCGGCACCGTACTGGACCACCTATCCCGAGTCGATCGCGCTCGCGGGCGGTGTACCCGTCGTCCTGCCGACGTCGGAGGCCTCCGGCTTCCGGGTCACCGTCGACGAGTTGGAGGCCGCGCGCACCGACCGGACGAAGGCACTGCTGTTCGTGTCACCCGACAACCCCTCCGGGGCGGTCTACCCCCCCGAGGAGGTCGAGGCCATCGGCCGCTGGGCGGTCGAACACGACGTGTGGGTCGTCACCGACGAGATCTACGAGCATCTCGTCTACGGCGACAACGAGTTCAGCTCGCTTCCGGTCCTCGTTCCCGAGATCGTCGACCGGTGCGTCGTCGTCAACGGCGTGGCCAAGACCTACGCCATGACGGGTTGGCGGGTCGGCTGGATGATCGGGCCTACCGACGTCACAGCCGCCGCCACGCGATTCCAGTCCCACACCACCTCCAACGTCGCCAACGTGTCACAGGTCGCCGCGCTCGCCGCCGTGTCGGGCGACCTGTCGGCCGTCGCCGAGATGCGGGAGGCGTACGCGCGTCGTGGCACCCGCATGCACGAGATGCTCACGAACATTCCCGACGTCGTGTGCCTCGAGCCCCAGGGCGCGTTCTACTGCTTCCCGTCCTTCCAGGCGGTGCTCGGCCGCACGATCGCAGGTCGGCCGGTGTCGACGACTCTCGATCTCGCCGAGATCGTCCTGGAGAAGGCGGGCGTCGCGTTCGTTCCGGGGGAGGCGTTCGGCGCGCCCGGCTACGGCCGGTTCACGTTCGCGGCCTCCGACGACGACATCACCGAGGGTATCGGGCGATTGGCGAACCTCCTGGGGTGA
- a CDS encoding DUF3558 family protein, producing the protein MEAIGTPMRRFLALVATCAVLLAACSSGDDDGGSDTSSPSDETSEQTGDTSATEDTGDDGGELDECTLLETSEIEAEFGGPVSDPMDQGYQCQWEVGEDQSQPGTGTISVFTGTEIPGESGQERYDSLLDAATDPVEVDGVGDAAFYEPVFGSVTLLANDTVVTVQAAFLPEPDGQQEKVESLAGDMADRL; encoded by the coding sequence GTGGAAGCGATCGGGACACCGATGCGGAGATTCCTCGCCCTCGTGGCGACGTGTGCGGTACTGCTCGCTGCATGCAGCAGCGGTGACGACGATGGCGGATCCGACACATCGAGCCCGTCGGACGAGACCTCCGAGCAGACCGGGGACACGTCGGCGACGGAAGACACCGGTGACGACGGTGGGGAGCTCGACGAGTGCACGTTGCTCGAGACCTCCGAGATCGAGGCGGAGTTCGGCGGTCCCGTCAGCGACCCGATGGACCAGGGGTACCAGTGCCAGTGGGAGGTCGGCGAAGACCAGTCGCAGCCCGGGACGGGCACGATCTCCGTGTTCACGGGTACCGAGATCCCCGGCGAGTCCGGCCAGGAACGTTACGACAGCCTGCTCGACGCGGCGACCGATCCCGTGGAGGTCGACGGCGTCGGTGACGCGGCCTTCTACGAGCCGGTTTTCGGCTCGGTCACGCTGCTCGCCAACGACACTGTCGTGACCGTGCAGGCCGCGTTCCTTCCCGAGCCGGACGGCCAACAGGAGAAGGTGGAGAGCCTCGCCGGGGACATGGCCGATCGGCTCTGA
- the serA gene encoding phosphoglycerate dehydrogenase has product MTRVLITEELADGALETLRSAGLEADVQLGLDRAGLLKAVDGAGALVVRSATQVDDELLAAGSDLVVVGRAGIGLDNVDVEAATRRGVMVVNAPQSNVLSAAEHTLALLLSQARNVPAANADLKAGHWNRSRWKGVELHGKTLGVVGLGRIGVLVAQRALAFGMRLTAYDPYVSPDRARQLGVELVGDLGDLVAGADFVVVHLPKTPDTAGLIDADVLARAKPDLRIVNTARGGIVDEGALADAVAEGRIAGAALDVFADEPTTDSPLFAHDTVVVTPHLGASTTEAQDKAGRTIADQVARALSGELVPFAVNVAATEVAETVRPFLGLAERLGGLFTALADGGVDSVDISYEGQIADYDCGVLTLGILRGMLAPVVDEPVSFVNAPQTAAERGVQVRETTSSSAHDYVNLISLRGTAGGEPVHVAGTLYGKQDAQRIVGIDEHVVDLPPSRHMIVVRNDDVPGMIGRVGTILGEAGVNIADMDVGRTPGGEAALMAISTTVPVTDDVLGVLGAEPGIISARGIELD; this is encoded by the coding sequence GTGACGCGCGTGCTCATCACCGAGGAACTGGCCGACGGTGCCCTCGAGACCCTCCGGTCGGCGGGGCTCGAGGCGGATGTGCAGCTCGGGCTCGACCGGGCCGGCCTCCTGAAGGCCGTCGACGGTGCCGGCGCGCTCGTCGTGCGCAGCGCCACGCAGGTCGACGACGAGCTCCTGGCCGCCGGCTCCGACCTCGTGGTCGTCGGGCGCGCCGGAATCGGCCTCGACAACGTCGACGTCGAGGCTGCCACGCGTCGTGGCGTGATGGTGGTCAACGCGCCGCAGTCCAACGTCCTCTCGGCGGCGGAGCACACCTTGGCGCTGCTGCTGTCGCAGGCGCGCAACGTTCCGGCCGCCAACGCCGACCTCAAGGCGGGCCACTGGAACCGGAGCCGGTGGAAGGGTGTGGAGCTCCACGGCAAGACGCTCGGTGTCGTCGGTCTGGGCAGGATCGGGGTTCTCGTGGCGCAGCGGGCTCTCGCCTTCGGTATGCGCCTCACCGCCTACGACCCTTACGTGAGTCCGGACCGTGCCCGACAGCTGGGTGTCGAGCTCGTCGGCGACCTCGGTGATCTCGTGGCGGGTGCCGACTTCGTGGTGGTCCACCTCCCGAAGACTCCCGACACGGCGGGGCTCATCGATGCCGACGTGTTGGCCCGCGCCAAACCGGATCTACGTATCGTGAACACGGCCCGGGGTGGGATCGTCGACGAGGGCGCTCTCGCCGACGCTGTCGCCGAGGGCCGCATCGCGGGCGCCGCGCTCGACGTGTTCGCCGACGAGCCGACGACCGACAGCCCACTGTTCGCCCACGACACCGTCGTCGTCACCCCCCACCTGGGCGCGTCCACGACCGAGGCACAGGACAAGGCCGGGCGCACCATCGCCGATCAGGTCGCCCGGGCACTCTCCGGGGAGCTCGTGCCGTTCGCCGTGAACGTGGCCGCCACCGAGGTGGCCGAGACCGTCCGCCCCTTCCTCGGCCTCGCCGAGCGACTCGGTGGTCTCTTCACGGCCCTGGCCGACGGCGGCGTCGACTCGGTCGACATCAGCTACGAGGGCCAGATCGCCGACTACGACTGCGGCGTGCTCACCCTCGGCATCCTGCGCGGAATGCTGGCGCCGGTCGTCGACGAGCCTGTCTCGTTCGTCAACGCACCGCAGACCGCCGCCGAGCGCGGCGTGCAGGTGCGGGAGACGACGTCGTCATCGGCACACGACTACGTCAACCTGATCTCGCTGCGCGGAACCGCCGGCGGCGAGCCGGTCCACGTGGCGGGAACGCTCTACGGCAAGCAGGACGCACAGAGGATCGTCGGCATCGACGAGCACGTCGTCGATCTTCCGCCGTCGCGTCACATGATCGTCGTCCGCAACGACGACGTCCCCGGAATGATCGGTCGCGTGGGCACGATTCTGGGTGAGGCGGGGGTCAACATCGCCGACATGGATGTCGGCCGCACACCCGGCGGTGAGGCCGCACTCATGGCCATCTCCACGACGGTCCCGGTGACCGACGACGTTCTCGGGGTGTTGGGCGCCGAGCCCGGGATCATCTCGGCGCGCGGCATCGAGCTCGACTGA
- a CDS encoding 2-isopropylmalate synthase, which yields MDRVQIFDTTLRDGEQSPGISLDTGEKLEIAEQLARLGVDIIEAGFPIASEGDFEAVEAIATSVRGPVIAGLSRTGLADVDRAWEAVRHADKPRIHVFIATSPIHMEKKLRMTPDEVKASAAEGVARAASYTADVEFSPEDGSRSDPEFMCDVLRVAVDAGATTLNIPDTVGYGVPEEFGKIIQFVRESVPGDYVISTHCHDDLGLAVANSLAGVVAGARQVECAMNGIGERAGNAALEEIVMAIKTRPDYFGGVETGVRSQELARTSRLVSRLTGYPVQYNKAVVGRNAFAHEAGIHQHGVLEDRETYEIIDASTVGQDAVQIVLGKHSGRHAFRDALEKMGISIQGDALNSAFDRFKELADRKVQITEADLEAIVAEELGHGFSHGFEIVSLDLAGGSSSTPVADVVLSRNGDEVRARSEGNGLIDAACEAIAAACDVKATLLDFNVSSVTGGVDALGDVVVQLEADGVRASGRGVSTDVVEASARAYLNACNKVVRLKGRGGAERREVGP from the coding sequence ATGGACAGGGTCCAGATCTTCGACACCACACTGCGCGACGGTGAGCAGTCGCCGGGCATCTCGCTGGACACCGGCGAAAAGCTCGAGATCGCCGAGCAGCTGGCGCGTCTCGGCGTCGACATCATCGAGGCGGGTTTCCCGATCGCCAGCGAGGGCGACTTCGAGGCTGTGGAAGCCATTGCCACGTCGGTGCGTGGCCCCGTCATTGCCGGCCTCAGCCGCACCGGGCTGGCCGACGTCGACCGGGCATGGGAGGCCGTCCGGCACGCCGACAAGCCGCGGATCCACGTCTTCATCGCCACGTCGCCGATCCACATGGAGAAGAAGCTGCGCATGACACCCGACGAGGTGAAGGCCTCCGCCGCCGAGGGCGTGGCCCGCGCCGCGTCCTACACCGCCGACGTGGAGTTCTCCCCCGAGGACGGCAGCCGCTCGGATCCCGAGTTCATGTGTGACGTTCTCCGCGTGGCGGTCGACGCAGGTGCCACGACACTGAACATCCCCGACACGGTCGGCTACGGCGTGCCCGAGGAGTTCGGCAAGATCATCCAGTTCGTCCGGGAGAGCGTTCCCGGCGACTACGTCATCTCGACGCACTGCCACGACGACCTCGGACTCGCCGTCGCCAACTCGCTCGCCGGGGTGGTGGCCGGTGCGCGGCAGGTGGAGTGCGCCATGAACGGGATCGGCGAGCGCGCCGGCAACGCGGCGCTCGAGGAGATCGTCATGGCGATCAAGACCCGCCCCGACTACTTCGGCGGTGTGGAGACGGGTGTCCGGTCCCAGGAGCTGGCGCGCACGAGCCGCCTCGTGTCGCGTCTCACCGGCTACCCGGTCCAGTACAACAAGGCGGTGGTGGGCCGCAACGCATTCGCCCACGAGGCGGGGATCCACCAGCACGGGGTCCTGGAGGACCGCGAGACCTACGAGATCATCGACGCGTCCACCGTCGGCCAGGACGCCGTGCAGATCGTGCTCGGCAAGCACTCCGGCCGTCACGCCTTCCGCGACGCCCTCGAGAAGATGGGCATCAGCATCCAGGGCGACGCGCTCAACAGTGCGTTCGACCGCTTCAAGGAGCTCGCCGACCGCAAGGTGCAGATCACCGAGGCCGATCTCGAGGCCATCGTTGCCGAGGAACTGGGCCACGGCTTCTCGCACGGGTTCGAGATCGTGAGCCTCGACCTGGCGGGTGGCTCGTCGAGCACTCCGGTCGCTGACGTCGTGCTCTCGCGCAACGGTGACGAGGTCCGTGCGCGCTCGGAGGGCAACGGCCTCATCGACGCGGCCTGTGAGGCGATAGCGGCGGCGTGCGACGTGAAGGCGACGCTTCTGGACTTCAACGTCTCGTCGGTCACCGGCGGCGTCGACGCACTCGGCGACGTGGTCGTGCAGTTGGAGGCCGACGGCGTGAGGGCGTCGGGCCGGGGCGTGTCGACCGACGTCGTGGAGGCGTCGGCCCGGGCGTACCTCAACGCCTGCAACAAGGTGGTGCGGCTCAAGGGACGCGGTGGCGCCGAGAGGCGCGAGGTGGGCCCGTAG